In Salisediminibacterium beveridgei, one DNA window encodes the following:
- a CDS encoding ArsR/SmtB family transcription factor, with protein MSGKKKRDESIMEINWAQQKAISNPFRSRLIGMLYEHPMTPKQAADALDKNPGTTYYHIQQLMKHGILEVDHVDTNKGVVEKYYKAKAISFRNPEQLQAPGEVDNYEADLYLSEELLEELTGEMYELLLSYGKKSYQERNDKTQKAYHVRFQVNESKEEE; from the coding sequence ATGAGTGGAAAAAAGAAACGCGATGAGTCGATCATGGAGATTAACTGGGCCCAGCAAAAGGCGATTTCAAACCCGTTTCGTTCACGGTTGATTGGCATGCTGTATGAGCATCCGATGACACCGAAGCAGGCGGCAGATGCCCTGGATAAAAATCCGGGGACCACGTATTATCATATCCAGCAGCTCATGAAACACGGGATTCTTGAGGTGGATCATGTGGATACCAACAAAGGCGTCGTTGAAAAATACTATAAAGCCAAGGCGATTTCCTTTCGTAACCCCGAGCAGCTTCAGGCTCCAGGAGAGGTCGATAACTATGAGGCGGATCTCTATTTGTCTGAGGAGCTCCTTGAGGAGCTGACGGGTGAGATGTATGAACTGCTCCTCAGTTACGGAAAGAAATCCTACCAGGAACGAAACGATAAGACACAAAAAGCTTACCATGTCCGGTTCCAGGTGAATGAGAGTAAAGAGGAGGAGTAA